CGCAGACttccgcaggtctgcgcggatctgcgctgctccaccaatgggatcgctgggattctgcagatcagCCGAAGTCTGTGCTACAATAACGCACTTCAATTCTTTCAAAAGTCAAGCAATCAGCACCTGCATTCTTGCATGCTATACTATACCACTGTACACCCTGATTAAAAGTTCTTCCGAGATAAGCTTCTTAAACTAGATTTtcagtttaacattttaatattcttCTCTGCGGATGTATATTTTGTAGGAGGTTGAACTAAGCCAGCGTCTAGGACCATAAGGCTGCATGCAGTGGGAATCTGCAGAATTGTTAACTTGTTATTGATGTTTCAGCATGTTTCTTTGAAGCTGGAAGGAAAGCCATGTTTAGTGAAATGAATGTAGATCATTTAATTCTGCACTAGTGTATTTCAGTATAACGAAAATAGTTTATGTCGGTCTATGCTTGTACGAAAATGAAAAGCATATTGCTAATATAATTTGTTAGAGACATTAATGGTCATCATTAAATACATATCCTTAAATAtcagacttgcagccaaaaccTTCTAACAAACAAGACTGCGTGACTGCAGAAAATGAATCGGTGTTTTCAGGTGCACGTTGTAGGACGAAAGAAGTGGGATTTCCAACAACAATTGGAGTGGTTTGACTGGTAATATGAATTGTTGTAATGAATGTGAAAACTGAAAATTGTGAGAGGGTCTGAATACACAGctttggaaaaaattaagagaccactgcaaaatgatcagtttctctggttttactatttacaggtatgtgtttgggtaaaatgaacatttttgttttattctataaactactgacaacatttctcccaaattacacataaaaatatgaagggctgccatacatgtagaaatGCTGATGtaagaacaatttgcagtggtctcaattttttccaaagctgtatatacaaaagttttaatttaaatgtttaagattGCTTACACTTTgggaaattattaattattattataattattattagtagaagtataagtagttgtagtagtattggtggtggtggaggaggtaGTATAGTGGTAGTAGTAATAGCAAATTATTATTCTAAATTGACAAATATCCAAAGTGCATTATTAAAATCTGTTCAGTTGCTGCAGTTCGATCACATGTAGGGCATGTGCACATGGCCCATGCAAGGAAAATCATTTTGTGTAGTTCATTTTATGACATCACATGGACTCTTGActtcattgttgtttttctgccattcgATCACATCCAAGTTGATCACAGTTGTTTATCGTTTAATTGTTATTAGGTCGATGTAACTATAACCAACTTCACTGCTAGATGCCGCCCTTGTCTTTCCTCTGGATATTGACTATCCTCATTATTTAATTATCCCCACAATAATTACCTCACCTGCTCCTCATCTCCTTGCTTCCTTTGTGACACTCCCTAAATGAGAAGTTTTGTCTTTCCTTTTGTGCCTGCAACTCTGAGTAtttacctatttatttatttatttatttatttatttatttatttatttatttattattcattccCTACCTTGACTTGTCTCATTCTACCCTCACTTTTGGATTATCTATCTTGGCTTGTTCATCTGATCAGTGACCCTGTGCCTGTTTAACCTGACTTTGATTTTGGGCTTCCCCTACATATCTGTTTGCTGGCCCAAGACCTCCTGCTTTTCTACTGGTTTCAACAAATTATATGTATTCATTCCAGTTGTGAGAGTGTTTTAGTCGTACTGCTTTTTTACATTCCAGTGGTGAGATTATTATTGCAAATCTGATATTACtcacaaatgaaatgttgtttatATTTGACAAGTATGGTCAGTTGGTCAGTGCTTGACACCCCGCACTGTGTTGGATCTCATGGATAAGCTGTGCGTGTCACAGGACAGCTTGTCAGCTTccctatatattttgtaatcaaAGTTACAATCGTTTTTTTGGAGTACTTCtgaattaatttcagttttaatgtatGCCTTTGTACTGTGAGCATTTTAATGTTAAGGTTCTGTGCTACTCCAACAATCATACCGCCACCGTAGAAAACATGTTACAGCAATCATTACTGTAAACTAATCCACTTCCTATGGATATTTGTATCTCAATGTCTGTGGACATTCACCTGCCATTAACTCTGTTAACTCAGATTGACAtgcacagacaggtgacaaattaaaggaaaaacatgaataaattagtggaggaacataacgaatgcagatgcctacaAACagatgtactgcatgatacaagtAAGCATTTAACATCTTTTTATGCATTGTGGCATGCATAAAAATgcgagcaggcccagttgacctagATTTTTGGATCaaaatggcaagaggaaaggatctaagtgactttgaaagaggggtgactattggggcacgaatggcaggagcttcagtcacaaagatgctcaactggttagtgtttcaataggaacagtgactaaagttacatctgcatttagatctattgAAAAGACATCATTAAATAGAGTTGGAAATTGTGGACACAAGCGCACATTCAATGACCGTGATGCTtgtgcattactgcgatatgtaagaaaaaacagaagagcaactctttcccaggtgactgagaatgtcaattcaggacgtgatcagactgtcagcaagaacagtcggTCAAGAActcacagagagggatattatagtagggttgaggtgcataaacccctcattacaaagacaaatgcacatttgagagttcagtggtgtaaaaaccataggcactggtctacagagattttgaaaaaagtgatatggtcagatgagtcatccttcaccatagactcgacaagtgggcgaatgcatgtgtggcaacaccaagagaacggtacaggcctaaCTGCTTGACAttcattacattacaaatccttcttgactcataactggaaggttgtgggttcaaatcctgggtggggtgGTGCTTGTTGTACCCTtcagcaaggtacttcacttagattgctccagtaaaacacCCAGGATAATGCCCTGGATCATGATAATGAATGCCAAAGCAAAGGCACCATAACTGCCTTTATTAGTTACTTTAAAAAGATATGTACTGTCTTGCAGTATTCATTTGTGTTTGGATTTACTCAGTATTTGACAAGTCCAATAGATGGCAGTGTAACATTGAGTGAAAAGCAAGGTCTAAGGCAGGGTTAATATCTAGCCCTCATGTAGCAACATGCgtgctgctttgttttaatGCTTGAAATGTTCAGATTATGTGCGTATTgcgaaattacaaaaaaatgtaatacaaattaagaagaaattataaaacaaaaaggatAAAAGTGAactatttttttacattacataacTGATTGCAACCACACCCACACTTCATTAGAAAACATTAAGACAAGCGAGTTCCAATAACATCAATTAAGTACACAGAATTAGTTTCAATTTCATTTATATATCTAAAAAGCGCAACATAAATTGTGAAAACAGATAATTTTTGCTTtgttctgctaagaaatatatatatatatatatacagtgagggaaaaaagtatttgatcccctgctgattttgtacgtttgcccactgacaaagaaataatcagtctataattttaatggcaggtgtattttaacagtgagatacagaataacagcaaaaaaatccagaaaaacgcatttcaaaaaagttataaattgatttgcatgttaatgagggaaataagtatttgatcccctatcaatcagcaagatttctggctcccaggtgtcttttatacaggtaacgagctgagattagtagcactctcttaaagggagtgctcctaatctcagcttgttacctgtataaaagacacctgtccacagaagctatcaatcaatcagattccaaactctccaccatagccaagaccaaagagctgtccaaggatgtcagggacaagattgtagacctacacaaggctggaatgggctacaagaccatcgccaagcagcttggtgagaaggtgacaacagttggtgcgattattcgcaaatggaagaaacacaaaataactgtcagtctccctcagtctggggctccatgcaagatctcacctcgtggagtttcaatgatcatgagaaccgtgaggaatcagcccagaactacatgggaggatcttgttaatgatctcaaggcagctgggaccatagtcaccaagaaaacaattggtaacacactacgccgtgaaggactgaaatcctgcagcgcccgcaaggtccccctgctcaagaaagcacatgtacaggcccgtctgaagtttgccaatgaacatctgaatgattcagaggagaactgggtgaaagtgttgtggtcagatgagaccaaaatcgagctctttggcatcaactcaactcgccgtgtttggaggaggaggaatgaccccaagaacgccatccccaccgtcaaacatggaggtggaaacattacgctttgggggtgtttttctgctaaggggacaggacaactgcactgcatcaaagggacgatggacagggccatgtactgtcaaatcctgggtgagaacctccttccctcagccaagggcattgaaaatgggtcgtggatgggtattccagcatgacaatgacccaaaacacacagccaaggcaacaaaggagtggctcaagaagaagcacattaaggtcctggagtggcctagccagtctccagaccttaatcccatagaaaatctgtggagggagctgaaggttcgagttgccaaacgtcagccccgcaaccttaatgacttaatgatctgcaaagaggagtgggacaaaatccctcctgagatgtgtgcaaatctggtggccaactacaagtaCTTTTTGCCactaagtactaagtcgaaggggtcaaatacttatttccctcattaacaagctaatcaatttataacttttttgaaatgcgtttttctggatttttttgttgttattctgtctctcactgttaaaatacacctaccattaaaattatagactgatcatttctttgtcagtgggcaaatgtacaaaatcagcaggggatcaaatacttctttccctcactgtatattctaCCTTTACAAAGGCAGAACTGGCAGTGGAAAGAACTGCCAAAACAGAGAAATAAGTGCATGAACGGACAAACTCAGGGGAGAGAAGGTCAACATATAAATGAATGCAAcacaaagggaaatggacagATAAACTTaaacaaacagaacacaaaaagGGGTGAACTCACATTTTAACAGTAAAATATCCAAGTATTTACAGTTCAGGGGTCCATTTCCCATCAGGTCCTGTGGGGCTTCTGCATATTGATGAACCTGTGTGGTTCCGACTGTCCATAACTGTCACAATATGTTTGACtcaaaatctgcctgatttcatggagctACGTTTTTTGACtttgaaatgactcagaatcgcgcattccaattttcaacattttatggGAGAAACCCCCCAGACCCCTCGCCTTGAATTACTCATTCCGCTATGGACTCATTGTGCATATAACTCTTGTCTGCCTGTTCTGATCACTTTTCTTTcaaattcaatcttgatcacattgcaaacccaggtctctggatcaatgccttgattaGTCACCGGTTtcatcatgaatgctaattattttgtatcaggTGTAGGGCTAGCCACAGGTTGACTGGTGCACAAAATCATTTTGTGGATATAATGCATACTCGGTTGTTCATTCTTTCCACAGaaggcaaagtacattttatgtTTCATCCACAACATTTCCAAGAATTAAATAAGTGGGCATTTAGTGggacaaaatgtgaattatgttcagGTAATGTGAATTATATGCACAAAATGTGCGTTTCGagggacaaaatactcattatgtACACAAAATTATAAATGATGCAAAAGGCGCGTTTTGTGAGACCTCTGCACATGTCCAAGTCAGATGAGGGGGAGAACAGTCTGTTAATGCGACAAATGCATTTCgtggatgaggagatgcattttaaatactttcgtaTGTCACCACATAATTTGTTGCAGCGCCTACAGCCATGCATTGTACACTGGTCGCCCCAAGCACTGAGCAACTGTCTGCAGCTCTCAAAATCTCCTGCTCAACCACTCAGCGCTTGCTTGACGCAGAACACGCTGTTGAGATTTGAGGAGTGCGCATTACCTCCTCTGCGTGCTATGCTTACCCAGAACCCCCTGCTCTGCGTCGTTATGCAGAGACGCATACACGTATCTACACAGAAGCACAAATCAGGCTTTAGGGGGAAAAATTGAAGGCTGTACATTTTCTTAGTCATTTCAAAAGCTGTGTTGCAACATACACGTTTAATTTATCCTTGTTACcctgttttaatttgtaattaaaaaactaTCATCTTTTActgttgaaaataaacaaacatatattgTGAGAGGCAACAGAACAAGTTTAGAAAGTTATCGGACACTGGAGATTAAAGACCTAACTTTACAGATGAAGGGTTATTGCtggaaacaatatgaaacaaattaatatatttaaactcGTTGTGTAAATCAATCCTATGATTTTTTACCAGTATATAAACAGCAGTAGTAGTTTGttaagtatttgtaatgtatttttataatgtattaagtatttgtaatgtatttaaacctAGTAATACAGGGTAGACTGACGCTACCTGATGACGAATTCAGTTAACTCAGCCCAGAGCCAGCACTAGGTAAGAAGCAGGGCCGGTACTGGACAGCAGAAAATGTATGTAGCGATTAAGTAACAGTTTATATTTAAATCTACTTCCCATTCTCTTTTGAAAAATTGCCATTAAAGATAGAAAAATTACTCAATGAATAATATTGAAAATGACACAGAATTAATATCCAAGACTTTAACAtacctagaaaaaaaaaacttcaaccCATTACAATTTAAATGAAGATGGATCTCATTTTCACTATTGTTAATATATCTGTCCCATACTGAATATACTCTTATGGAATaacaaatggaaaacatttaCAACCACACTGAAATCCAGTTTCCAAATctttaaactaatttaattgtGACTGACTATTTTCATGTAAAATCACCCATTCAGACCTCAGATAAGAGCAATCAatcaaaattgaatttgtatttaaataaatctacATATATGAAATAGTAATatctatcaataataataaaagttcaAATGGCACATTACCTGATTTTAGGGCGCTGGAATCAAGTGCAACCAAAATGCCAGTGTAGGGTAAACGATTTTTCAATAGCAAGAAAACAAGGATTAATGGTGTAATAAAATGGTACAGCATATCTGTAAAAaaaattacacattctaaagatCTGATGTTAAATGTATTCACACCTTTATCAGGTTACTTTGTGAATGCTCATTTGAGTTAATTtatagaagaaaaaacacaataagGATACCAAATGGTTGtcacattattttgttaaaaaagcCAAGTGTAGAGGGTTGTAAAGATGCAATACATATCAGGGGCAGATGTAAAGttaaaaatcaatatattttgaTCTGCATAAAAGTTCATGTCAGTAGCAACCAACCAGTGGATTTTTACAACCAAATTGAAAGGTTATCATAATTCCACTAAAATAACAATTGTAAGAACCACCGTTTTTGGTTGGAAGGAACACATTCAATTCAGAAACAGTAATAAATTTTATTGGACCATAGATTGTTCTCTATCATTTACATtcaagaaaaatacatatgtttcacacaaaaaataaacagaaaacaaacctgAAAATGCTTGCATATTTACACTCACAGTATCAGTCCATTAAAGTACAgttaaaaatagatttttaaaagttaatttgtaaaacatttcctttcaaatgtatAGCTCATTCTTCTCAAATATGCTGAAAACAATTATGTTTGGTTAAATACACAAATGCTGATACTTTTGTAACCATTCAATCTTGAAAAGCTGAAAAGAAAAGACTCTCCCCAACAATCTGTTAGGAATGTAAACCAAGAAAAATGTATTGCCAAAAAGTCTGGAACAAAACCGCAAACCTTTGCAAAGTTGTTCCATTTTGTTCAGAAACATTTAGTCTGAAACtgaattcattatttaaaaatcagTGAAATCAATAACTGAGTTTTTCCACTGCATGTATTCATATGGTAGTAGATTTCACTGAAAGGCATTTCATTACTTGAATTggataaacaataataaataacttcaaATATACAGATTTCAATGTGGACTACCATGACCATCATAAACATTACAGCTGTGCTTCTTTAAAATTACAAGATTGGAAAGAAGCTTTGCAATACACAAGCATGAATTTTCACTTGGAAATGTTCATAGAAAGTCATTCTAAAAATCCAAATCATCCCAGACCTGTGTGTTCTTGAAACAAATCACGATAATCTGATAAGCATGTGGTGGAAACAAAAAGGAGATGCTCCAACGTTAAAATCTAAGGACcaggacattttaaaattaatatataaaaccaCAGATCTGTTCATATTGTTTGGAGTTTCAGAGTATTTCAACATCAACAAAATACTGTTCACTGTACCTGCCACTTCACCAAGGGGTCATCAGCAGCCaaacattaaaattatttaaaaatatatacattatgacAAAACCACTTAATTCAGCTTATTATAAATACCCTTGGTGACTCTTCCATGAAAGGAGGTAAGCATTCAATGTTGTCAATGAGAATCCGTTTGTCATCAGCTTTGACCAACTGAGGCACAGGTTCTTCCTGGCTTTGATGGACTGGTTGTGGAAGGTTTTCCAGACTGACTTTTAGGTCCTTGAAAACATGCAGCATGAAAACTCCGAAGATGATCACGGCAAACCCACAGAGAGTTCCAACAATGTCCACTCCTGACATAGAGTACCACTCCTTGAAGAGAATGATGGATGTGGTCAGGACAACAGTGGTGAAGAGCACATAGTAAATGGGATAAACCAGCAGGGTGTTGAAGACATCCAGTGACTTGTTGAGATAGTTCACCTGGATGATAACGGAAGTCACCAATGTGAAAATCATAATCCATGTAAGGGGATGCTTTATTACAAAAGGATCATTAACAAACGTCTTTATGGCAATGCCCAAGCCTTTGACTGAAGAAACCGTGAAGGCCCCAAGCAGAGAACAGATGCTAATGTAGATCAAGATGTTGGTTTGTCCAATCCGTGGTGAAAAGTAGAAGATCAGCACCAtacataaaatgaataaaacaatagcaaaaacaataaagcctgtaaaacaaatagaaatggAAATAATTATCTCCCACATTTCATATCCGAAGTTACTCACGTCTTATGTATGGAAGGTATTTATTAATCtatgtgaaaaaatattttgtggAATATTTTACTGAGGAATCAATTGTGTAAAAGTGTTAAAGGAAACGGGTTAGTCTTAAAAAAAGTCTTACCAGGATCCAAAAGTTTGGCAGTCATTTCTTCAAGTGTTCTAACTTCCTCCTCCTCTGGAGCATGGATGACCATTACAGTGCTTCCCAGCAGACTTAGAACACATCCCAGTTTCCCCAGCAAATTCAGGCTCTCTCCAAGTAGGTAGGAGGACAATACTGCACTATGGGagacaaaaacataaaacaattactttgttgacaaaaaaaaagtttgtagtCCAAAACCATTTGTACTTCTTTTGAGTAATCTCTCAATACAACAATTGGAAAGGAAGGACAGAGGCTTAATAAACTGATTCACAGAAGTGGTATGATTCTAAACATACATCTCTTTAGTTAAAGGCCTGTGAATTTttgcatgaagaaaaaaataaacaaaatatactaAATAGAACATTAAGATGGGTTTTGAAAGAAAGACATTTGTACCATTGCAAATTCATGTCAGATTTACTTGAAGTTGCACTGTTTGCAGAAATAGGTAAACACGGGAAGCTACATGGGTATAAAATGGTGCACCTTAAAAGCATTCAACAGGGCTTTGTGGAAACTCAAGCCACCATCAGATGCCTTCTTCACACACTGGATCCTGAAGGAGTCGTGTTAGAATGTCTCACACAAGTAATGTTAGTTTATTAAGTTTCTATCTTTCCTATCCAGTTCTGTCGTATCATGAGATTACCCATACATTTTGTCCGCCCTGGGGCAGCAATACACTTCCGTACATTGCTGATATACCTAGAATCTCttattgtatacatattttCCACACCAATTAATAATGTCAGAAAACCAGACAAAAATCAGAATACACTTAACAGGACATTTTCAGTATTCTCGCTCATATCAGACCCTACGTTTACTGTAGCTCTCTGTCCTGGCCACTCACCACCCTGTAAGGAACACACTTGTCCTTTGACACCCCCCTTACTGCAGACGTTAGAAGGACTGAACACCTTTTGTACATGCTACCAAAGCAAGCATGCCGTAGTCTTCCAATGCAAACATATTTGGCTGGAGAGTTTGGCAGTGTATTATAGAGCAGCTCCAGGGTGTGAGATGTTTAGGGACCTATGGGAAGAGGCTTATGTATAGGGACCTGTGCAAGCATGTCCTACATATATCTAAAAGGAACAAACCAAACACATTTTCTTGAGACGGCTAAGACAAACATTCAAAACTACTTTACACACGACATAATGGACCATTAAGCACTGCACATGACAGTCTAACATTGAGGAGAAAATGTCCCTTACTCGGAAAAATACCAGGAGAAACCCTTATATTTAATACGCCTGAAGGAAAGGTACAACTTACCTTATAAGTACACTTAAGGCACCCAATGGAGTTACTACTGTAGCTGGAGCAAAAGCATATGCAGCAAAGTTTGCAGCTTCACCACCACCCACTgaaggaaataaagaaataggagaccaataacatttatatatttcatcAATTGTTGTAATAAGCACTGGAAACTAAGTACaacttgcatttatttaattcacaGCTTAAGTTAAATTGAAATATCACTTTTTAgaactgaattaaatgtaaaacaaatagcTGACCAGACAATTTGAACTGATTGttgccttaaaaaaacaaaaaaaacaatttatattatatattatatatatacacacacacacactcacctaaaggattattaggaacaccatactaatactgtgtttgaccccctttcgccttcagaactgccttaattctacgtggcattgattcaacaaggtgctgaaagcattctttagaaatgttggcccatattgataggatagcatcttgcagttgatggagatttgtgggatgcacatccagggcacgaagctcccgttccaccacatcccaaagatgctctattggcttgagatctggtgactgtgggggccagtttagtacagtgaactcattgtcatgttcaagaaaccaatttgaaatgattcgacctttgtgacatggtgcattatcctgctggaagtagccatcagaggatgggtacatggtggtcataaagggatggacatggtcagaaacaatgctcaggtaggccgtggcatttaaacgatgcccaattggcactaaggggcctaaagtgtgccaagaaaacatcccccacaccattacaccacca
This is a stretch of genomic DNA from Amia ocellicauda isolate fAmiCal2 chromosome 11, fAmiCal2.hap1, whole genome shotgun sequence. It encodes these proteins:
- the nipal4 gene encoding magnesium transporter NIPA4; amino-acid sequence: MQDFRLWNNSCQTGSLITLSCPSQTVICKVLNEVNGTDPLNINNATVNNPPVDKWRNYNFWIGLCLAIFSAGLIGGSVILKKWALLRLARKGETRAGEGGHGYLKDWLWWGGLLTMGGGEAANFAAYAFAPATVVTPLGALSVLISAVLSSYLLGESLNLLGKLGCVLSLLGSTVMVIHAPEEEEVRTLEEMTAKLLDPGFIVFAIVLFILCMVLIFYFSPRIGQTNILIYISICSLLGAFTVSSVKGLGIAIKTFVNDPFVIKHPLTWIMIFTLVTSVIIQVNYLNKSLDVFNTLLVYPIYYVLFTTVVLTTSIILFKEWYSMSGVDIVGTLCGFAVIIFGVFMLHVFKDLKVSLENLPQPVHQSQEEPVPQLVKADDKRILIDNIECLPPFMEESPRVFIIS